The following proteins come from a genomic window of Corynebacterium crudilactis:
- a CDS encoding Gfo/Idh/MocA family protein translates to MTDKIWRVGIIGCGAISRNHIEAVQAIPGAEVTATCDVDGAKAAETAAKYGIGSSFDSVDEILASGVDIVAVCTPHPTHEAVVLAAAAAGVHILCEKPIAIELDSAQRMIDACESAGVNLGVLFQRRFWPAAQKMKKELVDGSLGRPIMGQCSVVLYRDYSYYTATPWRGTWAADGGGVLMTQAIHYIDLMCWLLGEPIEVFGYTHSFKHGENIEVEDSAVGTVRFASGALATISATTAAEPSLGAQVQIMGTEGATMTILEFPEGTNGRLIVRSEKDTVETTPSHPADLHPNADLSSINGALIPYHTAQIADFIDALNEGREPAITGRDATRALKVLLGVYESAATNKPITLI, encoded by the coding sequence ATGACTGACAAAATATGGCGCGTAGGCATCATTGGTTGTGGTGCAATTAGCCGAAATCACATTGAAGCAGTGCAGGCTATTCCAGGTGCTGAAGTAACTGCCACGTGTGATGTCGATGGAGCAAAGGCTGCGGAAACAGCAGCAAAATATGGCATCGGATCCAGCTTTGATTCCGTTGATGAGATCTTGGCATCGGGCGTTGATATCGTGGCTGTTTGCACTCCGCACCCCACTCACGAGGCAGTGGTGTTGGCTGCTGCAGCCGCGGGCGTCCATATTTTGTGTGAAAAGCCCATCGCCATCGAACTCGATTCCGCCCAGCGCATGATCGATGCCTGCGAGTCTGCAGGGGTCAACCTCGGCGTGCTATTCCAGCGACGCTTTTGGCCAGCAGCTCAAAAGATGAAAAAGGAGCTTGTCGACGGCTCCCTCGGCCGTCCCATCATGGGGCAGTGCAGCGTCGTGCTATACCGCGATTACTCGTATTACACCGCAACCCCATGGCGCGGAACCTGGGCAGCTGATGGTGGCGGCGTGCTCATGACACAAGCAATCCACTACATCGACCTCATGTGCTGGCTTCTCGGTGAACCCATTGAAGTATTTGGCTACACCCACTCCTTCAAACATGGCGAGAACATTGAGGTAGAAGACAGCGCTGTGGGTACTGTCCGTTTCGCCTCCGGTGCGTTAGCCACAATTTCTGCCACCACTGCTGCAGAGCCTTCACTAGGTGCTCAAGTACAAATCATGGGAACCGAGGGCGCGACCATGACGATCCTAGAATTCCCAGAAGGCACAAACGGCCGACTCATTGTGCGCAGTGAAAAAGACACCGTGGAAACCACCCCTTCGCACCCAGCAGATCTGCACCCCAATGCAGACCTATCGAGCATCAACGGTGCGCTGATTCCTTATCACACCGCACAAATCGCTGATTTTATTGACGCACTCAATGAGGGACGCGAACCTGCAATCACAGGCCGCGATGCCACTCGCGCACTGAAAGTGTTGCTCGGTGTCTATGAATCTGCAGCCACGAACAAACCAATCACATTGATTTAA
- a CDS encoding MFS transporter codes for MKDTLVTDATPQLRTDKEASGSEQISRSPKKAALASLLGSTLEYYDFVIYGTASALLFNHLFFPQGDPVVATIGSLASFGVAYIARPIGGLVMGHIGDRVSRKTALMVTLLIMGIASISIGLLPTYGQIGIWATVLLMIARIAQGFSAGAESAGASTLTMEHSPEGKRGFFTSSVMAGCSVGNVLAGLVFIPFLMLPEEHLMTWGWRVPFLLSALVLAVAYFVRTHLEEAPAEKQEENHDDAPALAVLRTQGIDVARVFFITFFAVVQTIFNVYALSYATNEVGIDRSFMVMVNTISLSLSIATIPLAAWVSDRIGRKPVLLFGAITCAITTYFYFQAISEADLVLIFVLCLVNQGLFYSCWNGVWTIFFPEMFAASVRYTGMAMGNQLGLIVVGFAPTIATALFAWNGWVAVAGFVIGAIILSAAVICTTKETAFTKLEDLGKK; via the coding sequence ATGAAAGACACCTTGGTAACCGATGCGACACCGCAGCTTCGTACAGATAAAGAAGCAAGCGGCAGCGAGCAGATAAGCAGGTCCCCCAAGAAGGCTGCACTAGCCTCCCTACTGGGATCGACGCTGGAATACTATGACTTCGTCATCTACGGCACGGCCTCTGCACTGCTGTTTAATCATCTATTCTTCCCTCAAGGCGATCCAGTTGTAGCCACAATTGGTTCCCTGGCTTCCTTCGGTGTTGCTTATATTGCACGCCCAATTGGTGGTCTTGTGATGGGGCACATCGGCGATAGGGTCAGCCGCAAAACCGCTCTCATGGTCACACTCTTGATCATGGGCATTGCCTCCATCTCGATTGGTCTGCTTCCTACCTATGGACAAATCGGCATCTGGGCAACCGTCTTGCTGATGATTGCGCGTATCGCTCAAGGATTCTCCGCAGGTGCGGAATCTGCCGGTGCCTCCACACTCACCATGGAACATTCTCCAGAAGGCAAGCGCGGATTTTTCACCTCGTCAGTGATGGCAGGTTGCTCTGTGGGCAATGTGCTCGCAGGTCTTGTATTCATCCCATTCTTGATGCTGCCGGAAGAACACCTCATGACATGGGGCTGGCGCGTGCCTTTCCTATTGTCCGCCTTGGTACTGGCCGTGGCGTATTTCGTGCGCACTCACTTGGAGGAAGCTCCAGCAGAAAAGCAAGAAGAAAATCATGACGATGCACCAGCTTTGGCTGTGCTGCGCACCCAGGGCATCGATGTTGCCCGCGTCTTCTTCATTACTTTCTTCGCAGTCGTGCAGACCATTTTCAACGTCTATGCGCTGTCCTATGCCACCAATGAAGTCGGAATTGATCGTTCTTTCATGGTGATGGTCAATACTATTTCTCTCAGCCTGTCAATTGCCACTATCCCATTGGCAGCCTGGGTGTCTGACCGCATTGGCCGTAAACCAGTTCTGCTTTTCGGTGCAATTACCTGTGCGATCACAACCTATTTCTACTTCCAAGCAATCTCAGAAGCTGATCTGGTGCTGATCTTTGTTCTGTGCCTGGTTAACCAAGGTTTGTTCTACTCCTGCTGGAATGGCGTCTGGACCATCTTCTTCCCAGAGATGTTTGCCGCATCAGTGCGTTACACCGGCATGGCGATGGGCAACCAGCTTGGCCTGATCGTTGTGGGCTTTGCACCTACCATTGCCACCGCATTGTTTGCGTGGAACGGCTGGGTTGCAGTAGCTGGTTTCGTGATTGGAGCAATCATCTTATCCGCTGCGGTTATCTGCACGACAAAAGAAACCGCATTCACCAAGCTTGAAGATCTAGGCAAGAAGTAA
- a CDS encoding IclR family transcriptional regulator — translation MANSSSGETVLQRTMRVLQCFDAENVRLGASNIARRAGLPTSTAHRLVAELVSVKLLERFADGKYGIGTHAWETFVRANPLERLRLQAQSILSDVHDELGEYVSLAVPDFVDRTILYVERFDSPDNRIQILGRHAGRLDLHTTSSGLVMLAFAAPQTIKEVTNRPFVDSYTGEITDGSSIAALLPEIRSTGYIAFMGGLVTENTAIAAPVVDHRGVVRASVGVVARTSDIDVNFVVDIVLEACQKLSARLQNDATY, via the coding sequence ATGGCTAATTCTTCATCTGGGGAGACGGTTTTACAGCGCACTATGCGTGTGCTGCAGTGTTTTGATGCAGAAAATGTCAGGCTGGGGGCCTCGAACATTGCGCGTCGCGCTGGACTACCCACGTCAACAGCACACCGTTTGGTGGCTGAGTTGGTGTCGGTGAAACTTCTGGAGCGCTTTGCTGATGGCAAATATGGCATTGGTACGCATGCGTGGGAGACCTTTGTGCGGGCAAACCCTTTGGAACGATTGCGGTTGCAGGCGCAATCCATTTTGAGTGATGTGCATGATGAACTGGGGGAATACGTAAGTCTTGCCGTGCCCGATTTTGTTGATCGCACCATTTTGTATGTGGAGCGTTTTGATTCCCCGGATAATCGCATTCAGATTTTGGGCAGACATGCGGGCCGTCTTGATTTGCACACCACTTCTTCCGGTTTGGTCATGTTGGCTTTTGCTGCGCCGCAGACCATTAAAGAGGTAACAAATAGGCCTTTTGTAGATTCCTACACTGGAGAAATTACTGATGGTTCAAGCATTGCTGCGCTGCTTCCAGAGATTCGATCCACTGGATATATTGCCTTTATGGGCGGATTAGTGACGGAGAATACCGCAATCGCAGCTCCGGTGGTGGATCATCGTGGAGTGGTGCGGGCGTCTGTGGGGGTAGTTGCTCGAACCAGTGATATTGATGTCAATTTTGTTGTTGACATAGTTCTTGAGGCTTGCCAAAAGCTCAGTGCAAGGCTGCAAAATGATGCTACTTATTGA
- the rlmB gene encoding 23S rRNA (guanosine(2251)-2'-O)-methyltransferase RlmB, giving the protein MAGNDSRRGGLRKTNKKGAVKGSGGQVRRGLQGKGPTPKAEDRTYHAAHKRKLERVRRDRGRHDREMPELVVGRNPVLECLHARVPATALYVAEGAANDERLSEAVHVAAGRNLPVLEVNKLELDRMTGNGMHQGIGLAIPPYEYADVHNLIADAAASKKPGMFVILDNITDPRNLGAVIRSVGAFGGNGVIIPERRSASVTAVAWRTSAGTAARVPVAKETNMTRVVKEFQQNGYQVVGLDAGGDHTLDTYDGTDNVVIVVGSEGKGISRLVRENCDTIMSIPTEGWVESLNASVAAGVVLSEFSRQRRIQG; this is encoded by the coding sequence ATGGCAGGAAATGACAGCCGCCGCGGCGGTTTGCGTAAGACTAATAAAAAGGGTGCTGTGAAGGGCAGTGGCGGACAGGTTCGCCGTGGTCTGCAGGGCAAGGGCCCAACTCCAAAGGCTGAGGATCGTACTTATCACGCCGCGCATAAGCGCAAGCTAGAGCGTGTACGTCGTGATCGTGGACGCCACGATCGTGAAATGCCAGAGTTGGTTGTGGGCCGTAACCCAGTTCTAGAGTGCCTGCATGCGCGTGTGCCTGCGACTGCATTGTATGTTGCAGAAGGCGCTGCAAATGATGAGCGCCTGAGCGAGGCTGTGCACGTTGCTGCTGGCCGTAATCTTCCAGTGTTGGAAGTAAACAAGCTGGAGCTGGATCGCATGACCGGCAACGGCATGCACCAGGGCATTGGCTTGGCTATTCCACCATATGAATACGCTGATGTACATAACCTGATTGCAGATGCTGCAGCTTCGAAGAAGCCTGGCATGTTCGTGATTTTGGATAACATCACAGATCCTCGTAACTTGGGCGCTGTGATTCGTTCTGTGGGTGCGTTCGGCGGCAACGGCGTGATCATTCCGGAGCGTCGTTCAGCATCTGTGACTGCTGTTGCATGGCGTACTTCTGCAGGTACTGCAGCTCGTGTGCCTGTGGCAAAGGAAACCAACATGACTCGCGTCGTGAAGGAATTCCAGCAAAACGGTTACCAGGTTGTGGGCTTGGATGCAGGCGGCGACCACACCCTTGATACCTACGATGGCACCGACAATGTCGTGATCGTTGTTGGTTCTGAGGGCAAGGGTATTTCTCGCTTGGTTCGTGAAAACTGCGATACCATCATGTCCATTCCAACTGAAGGCTGGGTGGAATCACTCAACGCTTCTGTTGCAGCTGGTGTGGTGTTGTCTGAGTTCTCGCGTCAGCGCCGCATTCAGGGTTAA
- the cysS gene encoding cysteine--tRNA ligase has protein sequence MTLRIFDTGTRTLREFQPVKPGHASVYLCGATPQALPHIGHVRSAVAFDILRRWLIAKGLDVAFVRNVTDIDDKILNKAAENGRPWWEWVSTYEREFTWTYNTLGVLPPSVEPRATGHVTQMVEYMQRLIDNGFAYAVDGSVYFDVASWSKAEGSDYGSLSGNRVEDMEQGETDNFGKRGSQDFALWKAAKPGEPSWPTPWGEGRPGWHLECSAMATYYLGEQFDIHCGGLDLQFPHHENEIAQAHAAGDKFANYWMHNHWVTMAGEKMSKSLGNVLSVPEMLKQVRPVELRYYLGSAHYRSVLEYSENALNEAAVGYRRIEAFLGRIGEVEVGEWTEAFEAAMDEDIAVPKALAEIHNAVREGNSALDKGDRQGAEKLAASVRAMTGVLGFDPIEWGTGADSDGKADNALDVLISAELMRRATARAEKDWSVADEVRDRLAAAGIEVVDTADGATWKLQ, from the coding sequence GTGACTCTACGCATCTTTGACACCGGTACCCGTACGCTTCGAGAATTTCAGCCTGTTAAACCAGGTCATGCCTCGGTGTACCTGTGTGGCGCCACCCCACAGGCATTGCCTCATATCGGACATGTTCGCTCTGCTGTAGCTTTTGATATTTTGCGGCGTTGGCTCATTGCCAAGGGACTTGATGTGGCGTTTGTTCGCAATGTCACTGATATTGATGACAAAATCCTGAACAAGGCAGCGGAAAATGGCCGTCCTTGGTGGGAGTGGGTATCCACATATGAACGAGAATTTACCTGGACTTATAACACGCTGGGCGTGTTGCCTCCATCGGTGGAACCTCGTGCGACTGGCCATGTCACCCAAATGGTTGAGTACATGCAGCGTCTGATCGACAATGGTTTTGCTTATGCCGTGGACGGCTCCGTCTATTTTGATGTTGCCTCGTGGTCAAAAGCAGAAGGATCCGATTATGGATCATTGTCTGGTAATCGCGTTGAAGATATGGAACAAGGCGAAACCGATAACTTCGGTAAGCGCGGATCACAAGATTTCGCTCTGTGGAAAGCTGCGAAGCCGGGTGAGCCTTCTTGGCCAACTCCATGGGGAGAGGGTCGTCCAGGCTGGCATTTGGAATGCTCTGCTATGGCAACCTACTATTTGGGTGAGCAATTTGATATTCACTGTGGTGGTTTAGATCTGCAATTTCCACACCACGAAAATGAAATTGCCCAGGCACATGCGGCTGGCGATAAATTTGCCAACTACTGGATGCACAATCACTGGGTAACAATGGCCGGAGAAAAAATGTCCAAGTCTTTGGGCAATGTTTTATCTGTGCCGGAAATGCTGAAGCAGGTTCGCCCCGTCGAGCTGCGCTATTACCTTGGGTCTGCTCATTATCGTTCCGTGCTTGAGTATTCCGAAAATGCTCTGAATGAAGCTGCAGTGGGCTACCGCCGCATTGAAGCTTTTCTTGGACGCATTGGGGAAGTTGAGGTCGGTGAGTGGACCGAAGCTTTTGAAGCGGCAATGGATGAGGATATTGCAGTGCCAAAGGCATTGGCTGAAATCCACAATGCGGTTCGCGAAGGCAACTCCGCATTGGACAAGGGCGATCGTCAGGGAGCTGAGAAGCTTGCTGCGTCGGTTCGCGCGATGACTGGTGTGTTGGGCTTTGACCCTATTGAATGGGGAACAGGTGCTGATTCCGATGGCAAGGCAGACAATGCACTTGATGTGTTGATTTCTGCGGAGCTTATGCGTCGTGCAACTGCTCGTGCAGAGAAAGACTGGTCTGTGGCCGATGAGGTACGAGATCGTCTTGCTGCTGCGGGTATTGAAGTAGTGGATACAGCAGATGGTGCGACATGGAAGTTGCAATAG